A genomic window from Lentibacter algarum includes:
- the ccmA gene encoding heme ABC exporter ATP-binding protein CcmA has translation MELHVQKLSVARGGLAVLKDVSFSLSAGQALVIRGPNGIGKTTLLRTLAGLQPALAGEINLDPDMMAYAAHVDGIKATLSVEENLAFWASVFGTQGIEPAMIAFALSDLRDRPAGMLSAGQKRRLGLARLMVTGRPVWVLDEPTVSLDQVAVAMFGKVIEAHLEAGGAAIMATHIDLGLKNAISLDIGAYKATSALEDNFDEAFL, from the coding sequence ATGGAGCTTCACGTTCAAAAACTTAGCGTTGCACGTGGTGGTTTGGCTGTGCTGAAAGATGTGAGCTTTAGCCTCAGTGCTGGACAGGCTCTTGTGATCCGTGGCCCCAACGGGATTGGCAAAACCACTTTGTTGCGAACCCTTGCTGGATTGCAGCCTGCATTGGCAGGTGAGATAAATCTTGATCCTGATATGATGGCTTATGCTGCGCATGTGGATGGCATAAAGGCGACGCTTTCGGTCGAGGAGAATTTGGCTTTTTGGGCTAGCGTCTTTGGGACACAGGGTATCGAGCCTGCAATGATTGCATTTGCTTTATCCGACTTGAGAGACAGGCCCGCTGGGATGCTGTCGGCTGGACAAAAGCGCAGACTTGGGCTCGCGCGATTGATGGTCACAGGCCGGCCAGTTTGGGTTCTCGATGAACCGACAGTCTCTCTGGATCAAGTCGCGGTCGCTATGTTTGGCAAGGTCATTGAAGCTCACTTAGAAGCAGGGGGTGCTGCGATCATGGCCACACATATTGATCTGGGCCTAAAAAATGCAATATCGCTTGATATTGGCGCATATAAGGCAACGTCTGCTCTTGAGGATAACTTTGATGAGGCTTTTCTATGA
- a CDS encoding Mth938-like domain-containing protein produces MKLTEMHFAEAQPVESYGQGFFKIGGHRIESGMLLTAEGAKLWEGYDDFQSLLALQGAVDVIFVGTGAEIAHLPSDLRQKIEATGMGVEVMNSPAACRTYNVLAAEGRRVALAALPV; encoded by the coding sequence ATGAAATTGACTGAAATGCACTTTGCCGAAGCCCAGCCTGTCGAGAGCTATGGACAGGGTTTTTTCAAAATTGGAGGTCATCGTATCGAGAGCGGAATGCTTTTGACTGCTGAGGGCGCAAAGCTTTGGGAGGGATATGACGACTTTCAGAGCCTCCTTGCGCTTCAGGGGGCAGTTGATGTGATTTTTGTGGGAACAGGTGCTGAAATTGCACATTTGCCGTCAGACTTGCGACAAAAAATTGAAGCGACAGGAATGGGTGTTGAAGTCATGAATTCACCCGCTGCATGCCGAACTTACAATGTACTTGCGGCAGAAGGCCGCCGCGTTGCCCTTGCCGCCTTACCTGTTTAA